From one Lycium barbarum isolate Lr01 chromosome 6, ASM1917538v2, whole genome shotgun sequence genomic stretch:
- the LOC132644051 gene encoding secreted RxLR effector protein 78-like yields the protein MHDKLEVLLPSLISTNQSRFVKGRNIIENALLTQELVTNIRKRGKPANVIIKLDMAKAYDRVSWSFLVQVLRKMGFEEMYVDMGWRLIANNWYSILINGQSFGFFHSTRGVKQRDPLSPALFILAAEVLSKALNSLVEHDNFIGYGKPKWSKNLNHLAYADDTIIFASADKVSL from the coding sequence ATGCATGATAAGTTGGAAGTGCTTCTGCCTTCTTTAATTTCTACAAATCAATCTAGATTTGTGAAGGGTAGAAATATCATTGAAAATGCTCTGTTGACTCAAGAATTAGTTACTAATATAAGAAAAAGAGGGAAACCAGCTAATGTGATCATCAAGCTGGACATGGCAAAGGCTTATGATAGGGTGTCTTGGAGTTTTCTTGTGCAAGTGTTGAGAAAGATGGGATTTGAAGAAATGTATGTGGATATGGGTTGGAGATTGATTGCCAATAATTGGTATTCTATACTAATTAATGGACAGTCCTTTGGCTTTTTTCATTCCACAAGAGGGGTAAAGCAAAGAGATCCTCTATCTCCTGCTCTTTTTATTCTGGCTGCAGAGGTTCTATCAAAGGCTCTTAATTCTCTAGTTGAGCATGATAACTTCATAGGATATGGAAAACCAAAGTGGAGTAAAAATTTGAATCATctagcatatgcagatgatacaattATATTTGCTTCAGCTGATAAAGTTTCGTTATAG